The sequence below is a genomic window from Trichosurus vulpecula isolate mTriVul1 chromosome 5, mTriVul1.pri, whole genome shotgun sequence.
caattcgAATCCATGCTTCAAAACCCAGTGATACCACTGGATGGGGCACAGTGAGGGGGAGGGGCCCATATTGCAAAGAGAtctgagaaagaggaaaagtacccatatgtgcaaaaacatttatagcacctctttttgtgatggtaaagaacTGAAATCACCACCAGCTggtgaatggatgaacaaataatggtatgtgaatatgatggaccactattgtgctataagaaatgatgaatggggatggtttcagagaaacctggggataCCTGTATaactgaagcaaaatgaagtgagcagaaccaggagaacaatttatacaaaaataatGATATAGTAAAAGCAAACACTCTCTTTCCTCAGCTCTGCCTTTTGGCTACCCTAACTTCCTTTAAATATTAGCTACTGTCCCCTCTTCTGCAAGAACTTTTTCCTGGTCTACCTTAATACTAATGCTTCCCCTCTGAGATGATCCCCCTTTTATCCAGTTTGTCCCTAGTTATTTCCATGTTGCCCCTCCCCACTATTAAATTGTCCtcttcttgagggtagggttCATTATTTAGGccttttttatattcccagtgtttagcacagtgcctggcatatagaaggaatttaataataattgttgactgacttgaacagagagaacaaagaatacaatatttaaaaaaaaacagtaaagaaGGACTAAGAAGAGAAGGTAACTtaatgctgtgtaattataatgaccaggcTTGGCCCAGAAAGAACAATGAGAAAATACATCACCTTCTCTTTTTGTAGAGATGGGGGCTATGAGTGTGGAACAATGCATATAGTATCAGAAGCAATCAATGCTAGTTTTCTTGAgctgcttccccaccccctctttcttttttattctctgtttaCAAGGGATAGCTTTCTGAGTAAAGGAAGCAGGAAGGATGTATTCAGAAATAGCATGGGAGATTTCGACCagagggaacctcagaggccagataatgcaactccctcatttttacagatgaggaaaccaagaaacaggaaagttaagtaacttgcccaaggttagacAAGTAGTCAGTGTCAGAAtcaagattttaacccaggtcctctgactccagaagaAGTACTTTTCCCACTataaaataaaggtgatataaatacaaaagatatCATTAAGTATTAAAAAACCAAATCACATGTGCAGCCCAGGTGGTACCTAAATTTATATATCTTTACCTTCTGATAAATTAACACCCTGCTTTGGTGTGGGTATTAAGCACAGCCTCATTTCCCAAGATATTCTGAGTGGTGGGAACAGAAACTCCACAATACCTTCCACCTCCCTCCATCAGGCACCTTCCCAGTGTACCAAGGGAGCACAGCAACACCTTAGAGAAGGATTCCAATCACCCTGATGACCTACACAGCCCCTTCCCCACCTGCTGAAGGTTGGCTTAGGTCAGGCAGTTCCTTTCTTCATAGCTGAACTATTCCTTCGCAGAGGTGACAGGGCTGCAGCCAATCCGAACTCCACCAGCAAAAGTCGATTACTCACCACTCCAGGACCCTTCCTTTATATACAGCATACTAGGAAATTCCACTTCTGTGTATCAGAGTGATGATGAAATCCAGCCCCAGGCTCAGTGGCTCCAGCTCAATGGCATCCCCTGGTCACCAGCCCAACACTGACACTTTTTTCTTGGCTGTCACGTGGCATGTGTGTCTGTTTTCTTAATGGGGAAATGGAAACTCAGAGTGAAACTGAAATCAGAGCAAAGCAGGCTGTTAGAAAGGCAGCCACAAAAAATTATTCTCAAGGCTGATGTCAGCTTCCTGTCTGAATAGAGGGAGGGTGtctggaagaatggaaggaatagCCTCACTGCCTTCTGTACTCATTGGGCAGTATCTGGAACATTTTATACAATTCAGaatactgtattttttaaaaaagaaatttttattgatgtcttttgttttgacatcaaCTAAATTTCTCATAGTATTCTATCCCCCAATTCTGGGtactacaatttttaaaaaagtttttttatttgggtattacattttaatttatttgggtCCTACATTTTAAGAGAAATATTGGCAAATTGGAATGACCCTTAGAGTCAGGCATGGAGGCTTGGGAGGGCATGAAAAGCCCTCCATGTAACTCATGAGGTACAATGGAAAGATTTGTGGTCTTTAGTTTAGAAAAGAGGTTGAAGGTGGGGcgtaatagctgtcttcaaatatttgaaaagctagAATAGGAAAGAGAGAGTAGATTTCTGTTCTGTAGGGAAAAGAACTAGAAGAAGTGGGTAGAAGATGTAAGGAGGCAGACTAGTTCAATTGAAGAAATAACTTTTCAACAATGAGAGCTGTTAAAATGAAGTTGGCTGCCTTGTGAAGAAGTGAGCTGTGTGTCCAAGAACTGAGTGGGTTGCCTTGTAAAGTAGTGAGTTCTCTATCATTGGCAGTATTTAGGCAATGACTCAATGACCACATGTCAGAAATACTATAAAATGGATGCCTGACTTAGGAAgcagattgaactagatgacttttagGGTCTCTACCAATATtaagaatctgtgattctatgaggaCAATGCCAGTGAGTGAGAGGgtaacaatcaacaagcatttattaagtaagagAGTGTGTGCCAGCACATATTTTTGCTATTACATAGCATGTCCTTACAATTATTGGATGAAGCAGGTGATATGAGcataaatttttcaaaaagaaaatttcaaattacatggaaaatatttttaacatttttaaaaaaaatttgagtcagGGCTGGAATAGAATCTATTaagcttcaactgaagtaaaaagtCAGGgaaacaatcatgatctcagacaaaacaaaagcaaaaagaaacctaattaaaaggaataatcagggaaaccacattttgctaaaaggtactatagacgaAGAAGCAATAACAAATTtatgcagcaagtttctctgataaaggccccgtatctcaaatatatagggaattgagtcaaatttataaaaataagctcCATTctcccattgataaatggtcaaaagatatgagcaagcagttttcagaaaaagaaattaaagctatctatagtcgtatgaaaagtgctctaaatcactattgattagagaaatgcaaattgaaacaactttgaagtgctacctcatacctgtcagaaATGACAAAAGCTGGAGGGGATTAGGGAAAGATAGGCAAACTACTAAACAACTAATAAACTGGTCCAGTTAttttgtagaacaatttggaactatgcccaaaggactataaaactctgcacaccttttgacccagcagtaccactgctcggtctgtatcccaaagagatcaaaggaaaaggaaaagtatatgtacaaattatttatagtagttttcttttgtggtgacaaagaattggaaattgaggggatgctcatcagtggggaataactgaacaagttatgacatatgattgtgatggagtactattgtgatataagaaatgatgagcagagtggtttcagaaaaaaaaaaaaccatggcaaGATtgatataaactgatgcaaagtgaccgTGAGAAGAACCGGGAGATCATTTTGCACAATTATGTGttacagcaatgttgtaatgatgatcaactgtgaaatacatggctaattcattatttttttttaacattcttttctttttaaaatttgagttccaaattctccccctttttcccaccccttcctcacctactgagaaggcaagcatagtgatgtcaattatacatgaTGAGAATAGGTATGGGCTGGTTTGTTTTATTCATTCTCAGAAAAGCAGCATACCCCCACTGTCGTGATCAGACTGGAGTGGACTGCTCTGCGTATACCTTCTCAGCTGTCCTGTCCAGGAAGCTCAATGACTCGCCCTTACCACTGCACATTGTAACCTGCACAGGGTGGATTCTTCATCTGCTTGATTTTTCCTGTATGGATTACTAAATGCATCTCTCTTTAGTGGCTGTGGATTTCAttgaaggatttattaagcacctaccatgtgccagacactgtgcttgttgttttacaaatattatctcttttgctccacaccacaaccctgggaggtagatgctgttattatccccactttatagttcTTTATAGTTGATGAAGCCAAGgcagacttgcctagggtcacacagctaggaagtgtttgaagctggatttgaattcagggcttcctctCACTAGACCCATTGCAGCTGGTGACTGCAGTTAATCTGGGTATTATTCTGTATAGCAAAGAAAACCATaaaatttatatgtatgtttagagGCACTTTTGTCTAAGGTAGGGCATTGATTCCTTTTAAATATCTTATTGTTTCTTACCATAGTTGCCTAATGTAATCTCCCATTAAAAATTTGCCCTGAAAATTTGTATGGATCACATGTCTCTTGAAAAATGTTTCTTAAAGGACCGGTCTATACCCTTAATTATGGCACCATATATGTCATAGTAGAACTGTTTGCTTAGTACTTATAACTATCTACTCACAGACAAATTAGAAGAATTGAAAAACAGGGCTCTGAGTTGCTTTCTGCTGCAGGTCACAGATTACGTTGTGCCAGGTCCTGTCAGGAAGCAGGAAAACCAGTCAAATACACCCAGCACAGCACTGAGAACATAGGCAAAAGGAACCTTGACAGGCAGGGAAAGCATAGTAACTACTCTCTAGGAGCACATCAGTATGAGACTGGCAACTGCCCTTCTGGAGAAGTGAAACATGAACTTATTCTATGCATTTGAAAACTATTAGGAGAAGGGGTCTTTGAGCTTCAACAGATACTGCCAGAGGGCTCAGTGACATAAGAAAAGTGCAGAACCTTCAGTTTAGATCCTTCTTTGGGCAATCAATTATGTTCTGCCTGCCTTATTCTTTCTCTTGTAGAGTTATActgaagaataatttatatttgttgtttcttgattgtTTATGTCTTGTTTTCTCAACTAGATGGCAAAacctgtgagggcagggactatgtctcaTAATTCTTTAGATCCTTCATGGTGTTAAGGGCAGAAGAGACAGACAGTATTATTGATCGTTTGATTTTTAGGTGACACAACCCAAAGTCCAGAGATCACGCTCCACCAACAAGTTTCATTGAGCTTTGTTGGGAATTTGATTTTATGGATTTGAAAATATTTAGTATAGAGTGTATAATGGCTCCTTAATAAAAAATTGCAGACATGATGAGTGAATGAATCATTTCAATCATGAAGTCtgtaaactgtttttaaaagaatctgaCTGGAAGGACTTATTTTAAAACCTTAATGCAATTGCTCcattaacttgaaaaaaaaaaaccactatgcACACAGTAATACATCCACTTTACAGACTAGTAGAAATGTCCTGCCCCATAGTAGATTGGGTATATGTTGAGCTCACTTGGTCAAGCGTCAACCCATGGAAAATGGGGCAGTGTTTGCAGAAACGCTGGACAATGTGTTTGCGGAAGAAGGTAGAGAGGTATCTCCTAAACTTTTCCCCAACAAAGGCATAAATCACTGGGTTGATACAGCAGTGAATCATTCCAAGTGTCTCTGTTATTTGCATGGCTCGGTCCAGCCTCTTGGAGCTGTCACAATTGTTCAGACCAAATAAAGCTTGGAATgtactcaagagaagcacgatGTTATAGGGGgcccagaagagaaagtaaattatCATAATCACAAAGATTAACCTCACTgccttgtgtttcttcttttcatgTCGACACCTCAGCAATGTTTTTATGATTCTTGAGTAGCAGATGATCATAACAAAGAGGGGTAACACTAAGCTCAAAATATTCATCTTTAAAGTTTCAAAGTTTTTCCAAGCAGAAAATTGCTCTAATGGGAAATGACGGCTGCAGGGGTACTGTGTGCCTACCTTTTGTGATTTGGTGAACATGATTGCTGGGAGAGAGGCTAACCAAGCCACCACCCAGGTGATGACACTTGTCAAAATGCCAAAGGTGACAGTCCTAGCTTTCAGAGCAAACACGGCATGGACAATGGCCAGGTACTGATCAATGGTCAGGAGGATGATGAAGAAGACTCCTCCAAAGAAACCCATGTGATAGAATCCTGTCAGCACCTTACACAGGGCATCACCAAAGATCCACTGGTCTGCAGCATAGTGAGCCCAAAAGGGGAGGGCGATGATGAAAAGTAAATCAGACATGGCCAGATTGAGCAGATAGATGTCAGTCATGCTCTTCAGCTTTTTACATCTTATCAAGACCAGAAAAACTAGCACATTGCccacaaagccaaaaatgaacaCCAGGGAGtagagtggggggaggagctGTGATGCTGTGTGCTTTACATCAAGTTTCTGGCAGGGTTCTTCATAGTCGAATGGGTAGAATGGTGAAGTTGTCTCAATGTCCATCTTGCTTTGTCCTATgaataaaggaagagaatttgctTAATATATCCCCTTAAATACAAACTACCCTAAGTACTAAAATTAcagttaaaatatatatacagacacatatccACACATGAACTTTTCTTTGTGTATGTTTTACATGTAGGTATTTACATAGCTCTGTATATATTGCTTCCCCCAAATAGAATGTCAGGTCCTTTAGGCAAGGactctctttgtgtccccagctccACATTGTTATGTGCTTAATAActacttgctgaatgaatgagtgaataaatgaatggcaAATCATTGAGTATTTACagggaaacagacccagaggaCTCATATCCTACCACCTGGTAGTCATTAAGGCCATGGTCAAGTTGTTTCACttttctagtcctcagtttcctaatttgaaaAATTAAGGGGTAGGATTAATTGACCCCTGGACTCTCTTCCAGCTTCCAACATTTCAAGATTTGGTGAGGATTTTCCTGTCATTTTCACAAATCAAAGAAGAATTCTGCTGTGTTGGGAAGAGGGATGAGCATAATGTTCTACCAATAGAAATCTACTGGGTTTCCACAGTGTTTGCGAGTGAAACTTCAACAGTTTCAGATTGAGAGCGagccctccccatccccacccactTCTCCCGCACATATCATCTTAGGAGAACACTCATTGCAGTAGTGTGTTGTGAATAGGAGGACTGGGGACTCAAATTGAACTGGCTTGGGGGTCTCTACAATTTAAACAAAGGGGACAGATGCACAGTTTTCCAGTGAGTTTTCTTAACACAGTTTAGATAATCTAGGACGTAGCACCCACATGCCTCAACCCTTTTCTCCAAGGGAGAAAagttctccaaaatttatcaattttaatGGTCTCTCATTCTTTTCTACTTTGTTCAGCCATATTGAGGGATCATCCCTCATGCATATAATGGTGAAGTGGAAAGCATGCTGCAGGCCATACATAGTCAACACACTTCTTAGGCTTCCAATAGATGTTTCACATCCTCTTCAACCAGAAGGCTGTCCTCAGCCTACACATATTCCTTCTGGCATATTCCTAGACTCTCCCCAGTCCTAACTGAGGCCACTGAAAGGAATGCGTGCCACGTGGAATGACGCATGACTTTTCAGAGAGTTGTGGGTCATGGTTCTAGAAAAGACTTCAGAAGCCATAGAGTTCAACTTACTCTTCCTAtagaagaggaagaaaccaaggcccatggAGATcgaatgattttcccaaggtcatctggtgtcagaggtgggatttggatCATAGGAGATTCTGGAGCTAGAAAGAACATCAGGGCTATCtcatccaaacccttcattttacaggtaaggagatcgagtctcagaaaaattaaatgacttgtccaaggtgacacaaatagtaagtgactgagatgggatttgaatccagatcttttaaGAGCCATTGCTCTTTCTGTTGACATAGGCTCCTAGGGTCATAGAtatagggctggaagggaccctagaggccacTTTGTCCAACTCTGTCAtcctacaggtgaggaaactaaagactaggaggactaaatgacttgcccaaaggcaacCCAGCAGTAGATAGCCaaagtagcatttgaacccaggtcccctggtTCCAGGGCAAGTGCTCCTTCTGGTGGACCAAACTACCTCCCATTTACAGTTGACCCTACCCTACATTTGACAGAGGCTCTCTCAACAAGACTGAAGCTTGTGGGTAACTTGCTGTCAGTTTTGACTTTGTCATGGTTTCTCTTCCTTTGGAGAAACAGGACCCAGTCACTGAGACCCATCTGTAGG
It includes:
- the LOC118852192 gene encoding C-C chemokine receptor type 5-like — encoded protein: MDIETTSPFYPFDYEEPCQKLDVKHTASQLLPPLYSLVFIFGFVGNVLVFLVLIRCKKLKSMTDIYLLNLAMSDLLFIIALPFWAHYAADQWIFGDALCKVLTGFYHMGFFGGVFFIILLTIDQYLAIVHAVFALKARTVTFGILTSVITWVVAWLASLPAIMFTKSQKVGTQYPCSRHFPLEQFSAWKNFETLKMNILSLVLPLFVMIICYSRIIKTLLRCRHEKKKHKAVRLIFVIMIIYFLFWAPYNIVLLLSTFQALFGLNNCDSSKRLDRAMQITETLGMIHCCINPVIYAFVGEKFRRYLSTFFRKHIVQRFCKHCPIFHGLTLDQVSSTYTQSTMGQDISTSL